One region of Esox lucius isolate fEsoLuc1 chromosome 17, fEsoLuc1.pri, whole genome shotgun sequence genomic DNA includes:
- the LOC105008159 gene encoding 60S acidic ribosomal protein P2-like: protein MRYVAAYLLAVLGGNTSPSSKDIKNILGSVGIEAESERLDKVVNELSGKNINDVMNSGLSKLASVPSGGAVAAPAASAAGAAPAAAEEKKEEKKEESEEGSDDDMGFGLFD, encoded by the exons ATGCGTTACGTGGCCGCTTACCTCCTGGCTGTGCTTGGTGGAAACACCAGCCCCTCTTCCAAAGACATCAAGAACATTCTGGGGAGTGTTGGAATTGAGGCTGAATCTGAGCGCCTGGACAAG GTTGTCAATGAATTGAGTGGAAAAAACATCAATGATGTCATGAACTCCG GCCTCTCCAAGTTGGCCTCCGTGCCATCGGGTGGTGCTGTAGCTGCTCCTGCTGCTTCTGCAGCCGGTGCTGCTCCTGCTGCTG CCGAAGAGAAGAaggaggaaaagaaagaggaatCTGAAGAAGGATCTGACGACGATATGGGATTCGGTCTCTTTGATTAA